The following proteins are co-located in the Mus caroli chromosome 7, CAROLI_EIJ_v1.1, whole genome shotgun sequence genome:
- the LOC110298432 gene encoding vomeronasal type-2 receptor 116-like: protein MLSFMSFFLILEYLLLLSVTHPKCFWRLKQNENKVGDVEDNCFFYIYTRQGPQLNDPFNGNPDISLTTRNIHLVLALLFAIKQINRNIHILPNISLIVKVNCAKKEDLQMTNMYSNRDAAIPNYNCKHGRRILTVLTGPRWFSSALLGPLLHIFAIPQLYYGPFHPLLSDREHHPYLYQMSPKNTFLTQAMMALVVYFSWNWVGLVISDDELGIEFLFKLRGEMHKHKVCIAFVNMIIQNTQLYQKRAEKYYTQILTSSAKVIIIYGDSDILTLHFRLWQHLSIKRLWITTSHWDENTSKGDLLLSSFNGIFIFSHPHSKITGFKKFIQTVQPSNYNKDTSLARLWWLYFNCSLPSHCKTLKNCSTKILLEWLSRHQFEVSMSEPSYNLYNAVYTVAYALHEMFIQHTEHWQKDIGKELEFYSWKVAPFLENNKFIISSGYQYNINQRGKLDTEYDILYAMDLLPALGLNVKIGKFSKHFLHFQQLYIAEDMIDWTMDIRQTLQSVCSVPCSVGFRKFIQKGKAVCCFDCTPCPENEISNMTDMDQCVKCPNDQYANIKQTHCLKKVVTFLAYEDPLGMTLTCLALLFSALTTVILSILLKHRDNPIVKANNRLLSYILLISLIFCFLCSLLYIGHPHMATCILQQTTFAVVFTVAVSTILAKTITVVMAFKITDPRKKIRQMLVTRAPNYIIPICTMIQLILCGTWIGTSPPFVDSDPHFEHGHIIIVCNKGSVIAFYCVLGYLGLLALGSFTVAFLARNLPDRFNEAKFLTFSMLVFCSVWITFLPVYHSTKGKAMVVVEIFSILTSSAGLLVCIFFPKCFTILLKPKANFTQKFSGTHSKIEYNH from the exons ATGTTATCTTTCATGTCTTTCTTCCTAATCCTGGAGTATTTATTGCTTTTGAGTGTAACACATCCCAAATGCTTTTggagattaaaacaaaatgaaaacaaggttGGAGATGTAGAAGATAACTGCTTTTTTTACATATACACAAGACAGGGTCCACAACTGAATGATCCTTTCAATGGAAACCCAGATATTTC ATTGACAACCAGAAATATCCACCTGGTTTTGGCTCTATTGTTtgcaatcaaacaaataaacaggaatATTCATATTTTACCAAATATTTCTCTGATAGTTAAGGTTAACTGTGCCAAAAAGGAAGATCTACAAATGACTAACATGTACTCAAACAGAGATGCAGCTATTCCTAACTACAACTGTAAACATGGAAGAAGAATTTTAACTGTACTTACAGGACCAAGGTGGTTTTCATCTGCCTTACTTGGGCCACTCCTACACATCTTTGCAATACCACAG CTTTACTATGGGCCATTTCATCCTCTCCTGAGTGACCGGGAACACCATCCTTATCTGTACCAGATGTCTCCAAAGAATACATTTCTGACCCAGGCCATGATGGCCTTAGTAGTTTATTTTAGCTGGAATTGGGTGGGACTGGTCATTTCAGATGATGAACTAGGCATTGAGTTTCTATTTAAGTTGAGAGGAGAGATGCACAAACACAAAGTTTGTATAGCCTTTGTGAATATGATCATACAAAATACACAACTATATCAGAAAAGAGCTGAAAAGTATTATACCCAGATCTTGACGTCATCAGCAAAAGTTATTATCATTTATGGTGACTCAGACATTCTAACTCTACATTTTAGACTGTGGCAACATTTAAGTATTAAGAGACTCTGGATTACCACCTCACATTGGGATGAGAACACAAGTAAAGGAgacctccttctttcctcctttaatgGGATTTTCATTTTTTCACATCCCCATTCTAAGATTACTGGTTTTAAAAAATTCATCCAGACAGTGCAGCCTTCCAACTACAATAAGGATACTTCCCTTGCTAGGTTGTGGTGGCTGTATTTCAACTGTTCATTGCCATCTCATTGTAAGACACTGAAAAATTGTTCAACCAAAATCCTACTAGAATGGTTATCCAGGCACCAATTTGAAGTGTCCATGAGTGAGCCAAGTTACAACCTATACAATGCTGTCTATACTGTAGCCTATGCACTTCATGAAATGTTTATTCAACATACAGAACATTGGCAGAAGGATATTGGAAAAGAGCTGGAATTTTACTCCTGGAAG GTGGCCCCTTTCCTGGAGAACAACAAATTTATAATTTCTTCTGGATATCAATACAATATTAATCAAAGAGGGAAACTGGATACAGAATATGACATTCTCTATGCTATGGATCTTCTACCAGCTCTTGGACTTAATGTGAAAATAGGAAAGTTTTCCaaacattttctacattttcagCAATTATATATAGCGGAAGACATGATAGATTGGACCATGGACATTAGACAG ACATTACAATCAGTATGCAGTGTGCCCTGTAGTGTAGGATTCCGAAAATTTATTCAGAAAGGAAAGGCTGTCTGCTGTTTTGATTGTACCCCATGTCCAGAGAATGAAATTTCCAACATGACAG ACATGGATCAATGTGTGAAGTGTCCAAATGATCAGTATgccaacataaaacaaactcaCTGCCTAAAGAAAGTTGTGACCTTCCTGGCTTATGAAGACCCCTTAGGAATGACTCTGACCTGTTTGGCCCTGTTATTCTCTGCTCTCACAACTGTTATACTCAGTATCCTTTTGAAACACCGAGACAATCCCATTGTCAAGGCAAATAACCGACTTCTCAGCTACAttcttctcatctctctcatattttgttttctttgttccttgctCTACATTGGCCATCCCCATATGGCTACCTGCATCCTACAGCAGACCACTTTTGCAGTTGTTTTCACTGTAGCAGTTTCCACTATTTTGGCCAAAACAATTACTGTAGTAATGGCTTTCAAGATCACTGATCCAAGAAAAAAGATAAGACAGATGTTAGTAACAAGGGCACCTAACTATATCATTCCCATCTGTACCATGATCCAACTTATACTTTGTGGAACATGGATAGGAACATCTcctccatttgttgattctgaTCCACACTTTGAACATGGTCACATCATCATTGTCTGCAACAAGGGTTCAGTTATTGCATTCTACTGTGTACTGGGTTACTTGGGCTTATTAGCCCTAGGGAGTTTCACTGTAGCTTTTCTGGCCAGAAATCTGCCTGATAGATTCAATGAAGCCAAATTCCTGACATTTAGCATGCTGGTCTTCTGTAGTGTGTGGATTACTTTTCTCCCAGTCTATCATAGCACCAAGGGAAAGGCAATGGTGGTTGTGGAAATCTTTTCTATCTTGACTTCCAGTGCAGGgttgcttgtttgtatttttttcccaaagTGCTTCACAATTTTGTTAAAACCAAAGGCGAATTTTACTCAGAAGTTCAGTGGCACACATTCTAAAATTGAATATAACCATTAA